In a single window of the Elaeis guineensis isolate ETL-2024a chromosome 6, EG11, whole genome shotgun sequence genome:
- the LOC105047105 gene encoding large ribosomal subunit protein eL33w, with amino-acid sequence MVKGRQGERVRLYVRGTILGYKRSKSNQYENTSLIQIEGVNTKEEVAWYCGKRMAYIYKAKTKSDGTRYRCIWGKVTRPHGNSGVVRAKFKSNLPPKSMGGKVRVFMYPSNI; translated from the exons ATGGTGAAGGGGCGGCAGGGAGAGCGCGTTAG GCTTTACGTTCGTGGGACGATTCTTGGCTACAAGAG GTCGAAGTCGAACCAGTATGAGAACACGTCGTTGATCCAGATCGAGGGGGTGAACACCAAGGAGGAGGTGGCCTGGTACTGCGGCAAGCGCATGGCGTACATCTACAAGGCCAAGACCAAGTCGGACGGGACCCGCTACCGGTGCATCTGGGGCAAGGTCACCCGCCCTCACGGCAACAGCGGCGTCGTCCGCGCCAAGTTCAAGTCCAACCTCCCACCCAAATCCATGGGCGGGAAAGTTAGGGTTTTCATGTATCCGAGCAACATTTGA
- the LOC105047104 gene encoding paired amphipathic helix protein Sin3-like 3 isoform X1 — MIDVLQFEGHVFSMTITKLLSKVKVLFKQQSSLILDYNPFIFRCKPVTFEEALKFVRKIKARDYHLYLSLFDILGQERTSQEIYQQLVLLFQNHDDLQVELKRFRPQAQARFGSLVFLILPLCALSLYLIFFEKPLRCLLEQNINKTPSL, encoded by the exons ATGATTGATGTTCTACAATTTGAAGGGCATGTTTTCAG CATGACTATCACCAAGCTTCTGTCAAAGGTAAAGGTGTTATTTAAACAACAATCAAGTCTTATCTTGGACTACAACCCCTTCATTTTTAGATGCAAACCTGTGACATTCGAGGAAGCCCTCAAatttgtaagaaaaataaag GCCCGCGATTATCATTTGTACTTGTCGCTGTTTGACATTCTAGGTCAGGAACGAACGTCCCAAGAAATCTATCAACAG CTTGTACTGCTTTTTCAGAACCATGATGATTTGCAAGTGGAGCTTAAACGTTTCAGACCACAAGCCCAAGCACGATTTGGTTCACTTGTGTTTCTTATTCTGCCTCTGTGTGCCTTAAGCTTATATCTCATCTTCTTTGAGAAACCACTGAGATGTCTATTAGAACAAAACATAAACAAAACTCCCTCATTGTAA
- the LOC105047104 gene encoding paired amphipathic helix protein Sin3-like 3 isoform X2, with translation MTITKLLSKVKVLFKQQSSLILDYNPFIFRCKPVTFEEALKFVRKIKARDYHLYLSLFDILGQERTSQEIYQQLVLLFQNHDDLQVELKRFRPQAQARFGSLVFLILPLCALSLYLIFFEKPLRCLLEQNINKTPSL, from the exons ATGACTATCACCAAGCTTCTGTCAAAGGTAAAGGTGTTATTTAAACAACAATCAAGTCTTATCTTGGACTACAACCCCTTCATTTTTAGATGCAAACCTGTGACATTCGAGGAAGCCCTCAAatttgtaagaaaaataaag GCCCGCGATTATCATTTGTACTTGTCGCTGTTTGACATTCTAGGTCAGGAACGAACGTCCCAAGAAATCTATCAACAG CTTGTACTGCTTTTTCAGAACCATGATGATTTGCAAGTGGAGCTTAAACGTTTCAGACCACAAGCCCAAGCACGATTTGGTTCACTTGTGTTTCTTATTCTGCCTCTGTGTGCCTTAAGCTTATATCTCATCTTCTTTGAGAAACCACTGAGATGTCTATTAGAACAAAACATAAACAAAACTCCCTCATTGTAA